In a genomic window of Candidatus Cloacimonadota bacterium:
- a CDS encoding DUF6506 family protein, whose protein sequence is MAFKVLFLAHAPDAEYEKHKSIIDTGKYKLFTFIVKSQKEAISVSKSIYKKEKIDAIILCPGFTHIDVAEIFQALDGKVSVNVSRGDGPSSKISQAVIRKEYYNK, encoded by the coding sequence ATGGCTTTTAAAGTATTGTTTTTAGCCCATGCTCCGGATGCTGAGTATGAAAAGCACAAAAGTATTATTGATACAGGGAAATATAAACTATTTACATTTATTGTGAAGTCGCAAAAAGAAGCAATCTCTGTTTCCAAAAGTATCTATAAAAAAGAGAAAATAGATGCAATTATTCTCTGCCCGGGTTTTACACATATTGATGTTGCAGAAATATTTCAGGCACTCGACGGCAAAGTATCCGTGAATGTTTCTAGAGGAGACGGTCCCAGTAGCAAAATTTCACAAGCTGTAATACGAAAAGAATACTACAATAAATAG
- a CDS encoding transglutaminase-like domain-containing protein, whose product MKKMYCLIILILFAVPLSADFTIEQTLIDSLNARAIKNIEPLPEEAQSEYRSLLESYPAGLMAYLISTEKSGILWDANPEDILANYLVLEELFDLDDFDKYPDEFVLSYIAKTTVSHEKITNYRKVFFDLGLLEYVARYPDLAERIRQITLWTRENMTFVSTSGRTQDPLSVLQKSNIGRCGEMQVFYIAALRMVGIPARPAWTPWWAHTDNNHAWTEMFLDGKWQYAENTSPTYNLNTAWFSASTQKALLILARSSFPDSTDDVVSKGKNNNYVNSTRYYQDTRVITLNIFDEEHKPVKDAKVNICAFNFSMFRPLLELSADTCGIAKFTIGQGGFLTIAFKDSLFDYLLVPYDENSRPASYDLTLRNQKWQNFDYTLEYPIGKAENKENPEEFNKIKKRSEEKYDELIKQIQATEIPEYAPKEDSVFVEIFENCRNNKSSLLKFIAANDSIPLDFWSKLSEVDVKFLWQANFAQFQNIYDTFLHLKQAEISDDDFSNLLSPNIFYEKLPLASVPENYIFENIEEHQKKIHTIIDGLHSHHKIDKDKAVSGLLSLDKMLQAEYLQNFHFKMLSCYVLQANLIPAQYTRIPSVIMVKADSVWQNYDIVKNDFVKPQDKESGRLIPIEFTLVDKEGYPVTMNPDNISVTIFQDGRFYYNDRQLDYDKEFSKLTGELENGDYQIQFCIRESGEVTKTKLIALDLSEQDEICQTLIFQDFKRNWKNADAKYRDFISSFTDKESDWVVLLGNYDLEPPQRLATKIRENIENQKFVWIGNKTPIRTIPDYIASAEYENFLNENPELKNRLITFYYDNENDKWKIFDGNFDMLYK is encoded by the coding sequence ATGAAGAAAATGTATTGCCTGATCATTTTGATTTTATTTGCTGTTCCTTTATCGGCAGATTTTACGATCGAACAAACTTTAATTGATTCACTTAACGCTCGTGCTATTAAAAACATTGAACCTCTTCCGGAAGAAGCGCAATCAGAATATCGCTCCTTATTAGAATCTTATCCCGCTGGATTGATGGCTTATCTGATTTCCACAGAAAAAAGCGGGATTTTGTGGGATGCAAATCCTGAGGATATTCTCGCCAATTATTTGGTTTTGGAAGAACTTTTTGATTTGGATGATTTTGATAAATACCCCGATGAGTTTGTTCTTTCTTACATAGCAAAAACCACTGTATCCCACGAGAAAATTACAAATTATCGGAAAGTTTTTTTTGATCTGGGACTTTTGGAGTATGTAGCAAGATATCCCGATCTTGCAGAGAGAATTAGGCAAATAACTTTGTGGACGCGTGAGAATATGACCTTTGTTTCCACCTCCGGCAGAACCCAAGATCCACTTTCGGTTTTGCAAAAAAGTAATATCGGAAGATGCGGCGAAATGCAGGTTTTTTACATTGCTGCTCTGCGAATGGTTGGCATTCCGGCACGACCTGCCTGGACGCCGTGGTGGGCTCACACAGATAATAATCACGCTTGGACGGAAATGTTTTTGGATGGTAAATGGCAATATGCCGAAAATACTTCGCCTACATATAATTTGAATACAGCCTGGTTCAGCGCCTCCACTCAAAAAGCACTTTTGATATTGGCGCGCAGCAGCTTCCCCGATAGTACGGACGATGTGGTTTCCAAAGGGAAAAACAATAATTATGTGAACTCAACTCGCTACTATCAGGACACACGTGTTATCACCTTAAACATTTTTGATGAAGAACACAAGCCTGTAAAAGATGCAAAAGTGAATATTTGTGCCTTTAATTTCTCCATGTTCCGCCCTCTTTTAGAACTCTCCGCAGATACTTGCGGGATTGCAAAATTCACCATCGGTCAGGGTGGATTTCTAACAATCGCTTTCAAAGACAGTTTATTTGATTATCTGCTTGTTCCTTATGACGAAAATTCTCGTCCCGCATCCTATGATTTGACCTTGCGAAATCAAAAATGGCAAAATTTTGATTACACTTTGGAATATCCTATTGGAAAAGCAGAAAACAAAGAGAATCCTGAAGAGTTCAACAAAATAAAAAAAAGGTCGGAAGAAAAATATGACGAACTCATTAAGCAAATTCAGGCTACGGAAATTCCCGAATACGCCCCAAAAGAGGATTCGGTTTTTGTGGAAATTTTTGAAAATTGCCGAAATAACAAATCATCGCTTCTCAAATTTATAGCTGCAAATGATAGCATTCCGCTTGATTTCTGGAGCAAACTTTCTGAAGTGGATGTCAAATTTTTGTGGCAAGCAAATTTTGCTCAATTCCAAAATATATACGATACATTTCTTCATTTGAAACAAGCAGAGATTTCGGATGACGATTTTTCGAACCTGCTTTCTCCGAATATATTTTATGAGAAACTCCCACTTGCTTCTGTACCGGAAAATTATATCTTTGAAAATATCGAAGAGCATCAAAAAAAAATTCACACAATTATAGACGGTTTGCATTCACATCATAAAATTGATAAAGATAAAGCAGTAAGCGGATTACTCTCCTTGGACAAAATGCTTCAAGCGGAATATTTACAAAATTTTCACTTTAAGATGCTGAGCTGTTACGTTTTACAAGCAAATCTTATTCCCGCACAATACACCAGAATTCCATCTGTGATTATGGTTAAAGCGGATAGTGTGTGGCAAAATTATGATATTGTAAAAAACGATTTTGTCAAACCACAGGACAAAGAAAGCGGGAGATTGATTCCTATAGAATTTACCTTGGTTGATAAAGAGGGATATCCGGTTACGATGAATCCAGACAATATTTCCGTAACAATATTTCAAGACGGAAGATTTTATTATAACGATCGCCAATTAGATTATGACAAGGAATTCAGCAAATTAACCGGTGAACTTGAAAACGGTGATTATCAAATTCAATTCTGCATACGTGAAAGCGGGGAGGTTACCAAAACAAAACTAATTGCTTTGGATTTGAGCGAGCAAGACGAGATTTGCCAGACTCTTATTTTTCAGGATTTTAAACGCAACTGGAAAAATGCGGATGCAAAATATCGCGATTTCATTTCTTCTTTTACGGATAAAGAAAGCGATTGGGTCGTGCTTCTCGGAAATTATGATCTGGAACCACCTCAAAGGCTTGCAACGAAGATAAGAGAGAATATCGAAAATCAAAAGTTTGTTTGGATTGGGAATAAAACACCAATTCGAACTATTCCGGATTATATTGCTTCTGCTGAATATGAAAACTTCCTGAACGAAAATCCCGAACTGAAAAATCGCCTTATCACGTTCTATTATGACAATGAAAATGATAAATGGAAGATCTTTGATGGAAATTTTGATATGCTGTATAAATA
- a CDS encoding T9SS type A sorting domain-containing protein: protein MLYFTTNPDLWGKRLFVIPVLLMIFSINLGAKQSNETGNLIPKPVNTSEYQTPLKHTQSSNRGYEEWTGSGPWGGIVRDIVTAPDDGSIVLSACGFSMASSGSVWRSEDGGNTWEDTGLDHKPFYGLATSPSENGVFFAGGKYGFYKSNNYGEDWQLLSCSSTFILKIGVKINDGNTIITGLASSAGVRRSTDGGINWETVGINSGFLKGISTTPANPEKFVIAGSDFPSSAMQSLDGGENWTPIGPDSGGDITGYDVLISQTNENQILLLHDDGIYGTTDNGENWNLLKSGGGQGEFSVHDGNIYVGIWGQGVFVSTDNGNDWTHIPEAGIGNYWQTASSSDNGVLMGFWGGIKSCADLGEDWDFSDTGMCSPFTHALAYYADRDELWAGTEGGGVFRSLDQGETWNRMNNGLNNLWIYDFAPLSHQNHSVDRMVIATASGLYISDDYGENWILKDMEGSTLTDVEIHWTNPNRYWEAEQMGTIKYTANNGMTWISATGLPFGLYPKLAIGKNEDNMLRVFTCYENGYGTSVYYSDDNGATFSAGLGMSGISYHTGLSVRLPDNEYDQIVYCATGQGLYSSEDFGENWLHVSGTSGLYWSVVGTRGEEIFLGSSNGVQYSSDEGQNWTYLNEGISGVTVWRLLYGYNQDQIFAANRSEPVLNYWLQPPPPMNVQVNHTTGLVTWDNESAAEYVQSSPDYLSINNNRDIIGNNIYLDGEFIAEIFNQNFYQLENLIIGMEYTVGVSNFIISNTENRSESEIVEVTFIYIGLEPTPPIQNLAGTVSNYQNVHLTWDQPNVSDLLAYHNGNVVTKKKDRKKISEEIPADIRDLEGYNVYRDGDSLAYVSGATTTLYYDNTNLDSGIYTYSVEAVYTTAVSNPVSIGVEIELPPVENLEFYLSEPNGVLDWDEPSGDVVAGLNGFGFSAAILQTRELTGFNAYLDGEFEGTTTNTFYVLFDVAGNHTAGVTALYEGGYESEIEEVSWSVWWQIDPEIQFTTLNGNFPNPFSKSTKISFSLKNPSHVSLSVYNLKGQLVECLVNEDLEGNQRFEAIWDGTSNGKKLGNGIYYYKLTADGKTFLKKMILMK, encoded by the coding sequence CGAAACAATCAAACGAAACCGGAAATCTGATTCCAAAACCCGTAAACACATCTGAATATCAAACCCCTCTCAAACATACTCAATCATCAAATCGCGGATATGAAGAATGGACTGGTAGCGGACCTTGGGGTGGAATTGTGCGAGATATTGTTACAGCACCTGATGACGGCTCAATCGTCCTTTCCGCTTGCGGCTTTTCTATGGCAAGTAGCGGTAGCGTTTGGCGAAGTGAAGATGGTGGGAACACTTGGGAAGACACCGGGCTTGATCACAAACCTTTTTACGGCTTAGCAACTTCCCCTTCTGAAAATGGTGTTTTCTTTGCCGGCGGAAAATACGGATTTTACAAATCAAATAATTACGGAGAAGACTGGCAATTGCTTTCTTGCAGTTCCACTTTTATCTTGAAAATCGGAGTAAAAATAAACGATGGGAACACAATTATTACCGGTTTAGCTTCGAGTGCCGGCGTTCGGCGTTCCACGGATGGGGGCATAAATTGGGAAACAGTTGGTATCAATTCGGGATTTTTAAAGGGTATTTCCACAACCCCGGCAAATCCGGAAAAATTTGTGATCGCCGGTTCGGACTTCCCCTCTTCTGCAATGCAAAGCTTGGATGGTGGAGAAAATTGGACTCCAATCGGACCGGATTCCGGTGGAGATATTACCGGTTATGACGTCTTGATTTCCCAAACAAATGAAAATCAAATTTTATTACTTCATGATGATGGTATCTATGGAACAACCGATAATGGTGAAAATTGGAATTTGCTCAAATCCGGTGGTGGGCAAGGAGAATTTTCTGTCCATGATGGAAATATTTACGTGGGTATTTGGGGACAGGGTGTTTTCGTTAGCACCGACAACGGAAATGATTGGACACACATTCCCGAAGCAGGGATAGGCAATTATTGGCAAACTGCCAGCTCATCCGATAATGGCGTACTGATGGGATTTTGGGGTGGAATCAAATCTTGTGCGGATTTAGGAGAGGATTGGGATTTTTCCGATACCGGAATGTGCTCACCATTCACCCATGCTTTGGCTTATTATGCAGATCGGGATGAACTTTGGGCTGGAACAGAGGGCGGAGGCGTTTTTCGTTCTCTCGACCAAGGTGAAACCTGGAATCGGATGAATAATGGTTTGAATAATTTGTGGATCTATGATTTTGCACCCTTGAGTCATCAGAATCATAGTGTTGACCGAATGGTTATTGCTACGGCTTCCGGATTATATATTTCTGATGACTATGGTGAAAACTGGATTTTGAAAGATATGGAGGGCAGCACATTAACGGATGTAGAAATTCATTGGACCAATCCAAATCGTTATTGGGAAGCTGAGCAGATGGGTACAATTAAATATACTGCAAATAATGGGATGACATGGATTTCTGCAACCGGTTTACCCTTCGGACTTTATCCAAAACTTGCGATTGGAAAAAATGAAGATAATATGCTTCGCGTTTTTACTTGCTATGAAAATGGATATGGGACTTCCGTTTATTATTCTGATGATAACGGAGCAACTTTCTCCGCAGGTTTAGGGATGTCCGGAATTTCCTATCATACCGGGCTTTCAGTTCGTTTACCAGACAACGAATATGATCAAATTGTTTACTGTGCCACTGGGCAAGGGCTTTATAGTTCAGAAGATTTTGGTGAAAACTGGTTGCATGTTTCCGGAACAAGCGGTTTATATTGGTCTGTAGTTGGAACCAGAGGTGAAGAAATCTTTCTCGGTTCAAGCAATGGTGTGCAATATAGTTCTGATGAAGGACAAAATTGGACATATTTGAATGAAGGAATTAGCGGAGTCACTGTTTGGCGACTTCTTTATGGCTATAACCAAGATCAAATTTTTGCCGCCAATAGAAGTGAACCTGTATTAAATTATTGGTTGCAACCACCTCCACCGATGAATGTACAAGTGAATCATACTACAGGATTGGTTACATGGGACAACGAAAGTGCTGCAGAATATGTTCAATCCTCTCCGGATTATCTGAGTATTAATAACAATCGTGACATAATTGGAAATAATATATATTTGGATGGAGAGTTTATTGCAGAAATATTTAACCAGAATTTCTATCAATTGGAAAATCTAATTATTGGAATGGAATATACCGTGGGTGTATCAAACTTTATTATCTCAAATACTGAAAACAGATCTGAATCGGAGATCGTGGAAGTAACATTTATTTATATAGGTCTTGAACCTACTCCTCCGATCCAAAACCTTGCTGGAACTGTATCGAACTACCAGAATGTTCATCTCACTTGGGATCAGCCGAATGTAAGTGATTTACTCGCTTATCATAATGGTAATGTTGTCACCAAGAAAAAGGACAGAAAAAAAATTTCCGAAGAAATACCCGCAGACATCCGTGATCTTGAAGGATATAATGTCTATAGAGACGGTGATAGCCTTGCTTATGTATCCGGTGCTACTACAACCCTTTATTATGATAATACAAATCTCGATAGCGGAATATACACCTATTCCGTTGAAGCAGTTTATACTACCGCTGTTTCTAATCCGGTTAGTATTGGTGTGGAAATTGAACTTCCCCCTGTTGAAAATCTTGAATTCTACTTATCAGAACCAAATGGAGTACTTGACTGGGATGAACCGTCCGGTGATGTAGTTGCCGGTTTAAATGGATTCGGATTTTCTGCTGCAATACTACAGACCAGAGAACTTACGGGATTCAATGCATATCTTGATGGTGAATTTGAAGGAACAACTACCAATACCTTCTATGTACTTTTTGATGTTGCAGGTAACCACACTGCTGGGGTAACAGCGTTATATGAAGGTGGATATGAATCAGAGATCGAAGAGGTTTCTTGGTCTGTTTGGTGGCAAATAGATCCGGAAATTCAGTTTACAACTCTTAATGGTAACTTCCCCAATCCATTCAGCAAATCAACCAAAATCTCTTTCAGCCTGAAGAATCCTTCCCACGTGAGTCTCTCGGTTTACAATCTCAAGGGACAGTTGGTTGAATGTTTAGTAAATGAAGATCTTGAAGGTAATCAAAGATTCGAAGCAATCTGGGACGGAACTTCAAATGGAAAAAAACTTGGGAATGGGATTTACTACTATAAACTCACTGCAGATGGAAAAACTTTTCTGAAGAAAATGATCCTGATGAAATAG